A window of Solanum stenotomum isolate F172 chromosome 9, ASM1918654v1, whole genome shotgun sequence genomic DNA:
CTTTTGGGTTTAGTGAACCAGGCAAGCAAAGGCTAGAGCTACTATCTGTGTTGTAAACTAAGCTAACTAGCTTTTTACCCATCCCTTTACCACTGTATAATGACACCCCAGTAATCTTTTTCCCATTACCTAAAACAGCATAAGCAGGGAAATCACGGTCTATGGTTCCAGCACCAACAGTCATAATCCATGGAGCTGTATTTGCAAGTGAAGCTTTAGCAGGGCCGCTGTTTCCTGCAGAACAGGACACAACAATTCCTTTCTCCATAGCAGAGAAACCACCAATAGCAATGGTATCACGATAATATGGACCTGATCCACCACCCAAAGATAAAGATAACACATCAACCCCATCCAAAATAGCACGGTCCATACCTGCAAGAATATCAGACCCAAAACAACCAGTAGGCCAACACACCTTGTAAGTAGCTACACGGGCACGAGGAGCCATACCACGAGCGATTCCACTAGCATAACCAAGAAGGCTAGCGTTACCCACGGGTGCACCAGCGGCGGTACTGGCTGTATGGGTGCCATGACCGTCCTGATCCCGAGGCGATTCCGGCTGTCTGGGTTGATTCGTAAATGAACTAGAAGACGACATACGGTAACCTTTAGCGAAAAATCTCGCACCAATCAGTTTCTTGTTGCAATGTACCTTTGGATCGAAATCAGGACCAGATTCACATTCCCCACGCCATCTGGACGGCACATCAGGCATACCCATATCACTAAAACTCTTAGATTCAGGCCAAACACCGGTGTCAAGTACTCCAATAATAACATCCTGAGCAGCACTGTTAAGCTCTTGTTGAGTATGCCCAGCCCAAACCCCCAACTGATTATCCAACCCAAGAAACTCAGGGGTCCGAGTAGTATGAAGTGTATAAACAGTATCCTCATACACCCCAACCACATCATCAGACTGTCGGAGCAATTCAGCCTCATGGGGGTCAAGAGAAGCAGCAAATCCAGGATAAGCAGTGTCGTAAGAGTAAAGAAGAGATTCAgagttggaagaagaagaagaaagagatttCAACTGAGCATCGTACCAATCATGATGAGTAGAATAAGAAGAAGGCTTTTGGTGATGTTTCACATGAACAATGTAAGTTTTCTTTGCGAAACATGGGTGAAGAACAAGGAGAAAAGTAATGAGAGAGAAACAGAGAAGAGAACCCATCGGAAAAGCAAGAACAGAGAAGGAGACAGTCGCCGAAAAATGCGACTGAGAGAGAGGATCGAAGGAGTTATGGAGGACTACTGTCGGGTTTATATTACCACTATCTTTACTATAAAGGCTTCAAATTTGATCTTATTACGTTAATACCACTGTCTTTAGTGCGCTTTTCAAAACTGTTTTACCACACCCAATCTCCTTTTTTTACTCTACCCAATGggataatactttaatttaacaTGATTGTGATTCATtgagtaaaaaatattactctataatttttttttaatatattataatatttttatct
This region includes:
- the LOC125876785 gene encoding subtilisin-like protease SBT1.8, encoding MGSLLCFSLITFLLVLHPCFAKKTYIVHVKHHQKPSSYSTHHDWYDAQLKSLSSSSSNSESLLYSYDTAYPGFAASLDPHEAELLRQSDDVVGVYEDTVYTLHTTRTPEFLGLDNQLGVWAGHTQQELNSAAQDVIIGVLDTGVWPESKSFSDMGMPDVPSRWRGECESGPDFDPKVHCNKKLIGARFFAKGYRMSSSSSFTNQPRQPESPRDQDGHGTHTASTAAGAPVGNASLLGYASGIARGMAPRARVATYKVCWPTGCFGSDILAGMDRAILDGVDVLSLSLGGGSGPYYRDTIAIGGFSAMEKGIVVSCSAGNSGPAKASLANTAPWIMTVGAGTIDRDFPAYAVLGNGKKITGVSLYSGKGMGKKLVSLVYNTDSSSSLCLPGSLNPKDVRGKIVVCDRGTNARVEKGLVVKEAGGVGMILANTVESGEELVADSHLLPAVAVGRKLGNVIRQYVKSEKNPTAVLSFGGTVVNVKPSPVVAAFSSRGPNTVTPQILKPDLIGPGVNILAAWSEAIGPTGLEKDTRRTKFNIMSGTSMSCPHISGLAALLKAAHPEWSPSAIKSALMTTAYNRDTTNSPLRDAEGDQLSTPWAHGAGHVDPHKALSPGLVYDIRPEEYIKFLCSLDYEMDHIQAIVKRPNVTCAKKFSDPGQINYPSFAVLFGKSRVVRYTRTLTNVGAAGSTYEVVIDAPPSVTVTVKPSKLVFKRVGERLRYTVTFVSKKGVSTMSKTTFGSISWNNAQNQVRSPVSYSWSQLFN